A single bacterium DNA region contains:
- a CDS encoding DUF2279 domain-containing protein, with protein sequence MIVKSKLIVFFLLLIGAALFAAPLKDIVPVADSVRAEPDSLLRPPQLILPVQPERHIIPWRLAVYSGIVVSAAGFCYSRMDDWWGNDYGPFHIKHDDWNGDNLIQTDEISHIFVSYRITQATTGLANWSGIKPPISRIIGGCLAGSIMLFVEYPVDAHNPVQGFGYSDMIANSCGITFALARNKWPDQLSRFDIRFSIKSTVGISDEIIAQTLAQNDNYIYWLTVNPLEDYPFHFGVGYSANHDNPDFIAEREIYLGFGTSLAELAGLIDTKWERDLQTLSFYELSFNFRIH encoded by the coding sequence GTGATAGTGAAATCTAAGCTTATTGTTTTCTTCCTACTTTTAATTGGGGCGGCGTTGTTTGCCGCCCCTCTAAAGGATATTGTTCCGGTGGCTGATTCTGTTCGAGCTGAACCAGATTCACTTCTCAGGCCGCCCCAACTTATTTTGCCTGTTCAACCTGAAAGACATATCATTCCGTGGCGTTTGGCTGTCTATTCGGGAATTGTTGTAAGTGCGGCCGGTTTTTGCTATTCTCGAATGGATGATTGGTGGGGAAACGATTATGGTCCGTTTCATATAAAGCATGATGATTGGAATGGCGACAATCTGATTCAAACGGATGAAATAAGCCATATCTTTGTCTCATATAGAATTACTCAGGCTACAACTGGTTTAGCTAATTGGAGTGGTATAAAACCACCAATATCTAGGATTATCGGTGGCTGCTTGGCTGGATCGATCATGTTGTTCGTCGAATATCCGGTCGATGCACATAATCCAGTGCAGGGTTTTGGATATTCTGACATGATAGCCAATTCATGTGGGATAACTTTTGCGTTAGCACGAAATAAATGGCCTGACCAACTCTCGAGATTCGACATTCGATTTTCTATCAAATCAACCGTGGGCATTTCTGATGAGATAATAGCGCAAACTCTTGCGCAAAACGATAACTATATATACTGGTTAACCGTTAATCCCCTCGAAGATTATCCTTTTCATTTCGGAGTGGGATATTCCGCCAACCACGATAACCCAGATTTCATAGCTGAACGCGAGATATATCTCGGTTTTGGGACGAGTCTCGCCGAATTAGCCGGACTTATAGATACCAAATGGGAAAGAGATCTACAAACCTTGAGTTTTTACGAGCTTTCGTTTAATTTTAGGATTCATTGA
- a CDS encoding OmpA family protein: protein ADRCPATPRGARVDDSGCPVDSDRDQVADFKDKCPKTPEGCIVDEFGCPLDNDNDGVCNGVDKCPNTPKDVEVNEDGCPKAKKLRKGESIRVKVYFETAKWDITHQGTKDLQEAYRILKAYPEMRVLIEGHTDSKGTDEYNRELSIKRAKSIKSWLITQGIADNRLETIGYGETRPVDTNETPDGRANNRRIEFRCIEGCAEDIEIE, encoded by the coding sequence TGCAGATCGTTGCCCGGCTACTCCTCGCGGTGCGCGTGTAGATGATTCAGGTTGTCCGGTTGATTCGGATAGGGATCAGGTTGCGGATTTCAAGGATAAATGTCCAAAAACACCCGAAGGTTGTATTGTCGATGAGTTCGGATGCCCATTAGACAATGACAATGACGGTGTCTGTAATGGTGTCGATAAATGTCCCAACACTCCAAAAGACGTTGAAGTTAATGAAGATGGTTGCCCGAAAGCCAAAAAACTCAGGAAGGGTGAATCTATCAGGGTCAAAGTTTACTTCGAAACAGCGAAATGGGATATTACACATCAAGGCACTAAGGATCTTCAAGAGGCATATCGTATTCTAAAGGCTTATCCTGAAATGAGGGTATTAATTGAAGGGCACACTGATTCTAAGGGCACCGATGAGTATAATAGGGAACTGTCGATCAAGCGGGCTAAGAGTATTAAGAGTTGGCTCATTACTCAAGGCATAGCCGATAACCGTCTCGAAACCATCGGTTATGGTGAAACTCGTCCGGTGGATACGAATGAAACACCGGATGGACGCGCCAATAACAGGCGTATTGAATTCAGATGCATCGAAGGATGTGCCGAAGATATAGAAATAGAATAG